One window of the Candidatus Chryseobacterium colombiense genome contains the following:
- the purB gene encoding adenylosuccinate lyase produces MNSYKNPLEERYSSEEMLFNFSHNNKFQNWRKLWIALAEIEKDLGLDITDEQIAELKANAENIDYEKAAEYEKKFRHDVMAHVHAYGDVAPSAKGIIHLGATSAFVGDNTDLIQIRDGLLILKKKLVNVMKNLADFAIQYKDLPTLGFTHFQPAQLTTVGKRATLWLQSLVLDIEELDFFLETLRFRGVKGTTGTAASFLELFNGDYSKVKHLDKELSKRFGFEKVFGVSGQTYDRKIDAKVVALLGNIAQSAHKFTNDLRLLQNLKEIEEPFEKNQIGSSAMAYKRNPMRSERIGALAKYVMSLTTSSAMVASTQWFERTLDDSANKRLTIPQAFLAVDAILLIWNNIMNGIVVYPNRINKHIMEELPFMATEYIIMEEVKAGGDRQEIHEVIRVHSMEASKKVKEEGKENDLIERILNDDSLKLDKSKLKEVLDPKNFIGFAPIQTEEFIANEVQPIIDQNKDLIGLEADLKV; encoded by the coding sequence ATGAATTCCTACAAAAATCCTTTGGAAGAACGCTATTCAAGCGAAGAAATGTTATTTAACTTTTCTCACAACAATAAATTCCAGAATTGGAGAAAGCTTTGGATTGCCCTTGCTGAAATAGAAAAAGACCTTGGCCTGGATATTACAGACGAGCAAATTGCCGAATTGAAAGCCAATGCTGAAAACATCGATTATGAAAAAGCAGCAGAATACGAGAAAAAATTCCGTCATGATGTAATGGCTCACGTTCACGCTTATGGTGATGTGGCGCCTTCTGCAAAAGGAATTATTCACTTGGGAGCAACTTCAGCGTTTGTAGGAGATAATACAGATTTAATTCAGATTCGTGACGGACTTTTAATCTTGAAGAAAAAGTTGGTTAACGTGATGAAAAACTTAGCAGATTTTGCTATTCAATATAAAGATCTTCCAACGTTAGGATTCACACATTTCCAACCAGCTCAATTAACGACTGTTGGAAAAAGAGCTACACTTTGGTTACAGAGTCTGGTTCTTGATATTGAAGAGCTTGATTTCTTCTTGGAAACGTTGAGATTCAGAGGGGTGAAAGGAACGACTGGAACGGCGGCAAGTTTCTTAGAGCTTTTCAACGGAGATTATTCTAAAGTAAAGCACCTAGATAAAGAATTGTCAAAAAGATTCGGTTTTGAAAAAGTTTTCGGAGTTTCCGGACAGACTTATGACAGGAAAATCGATGCTAAAGTTGTTGCTTTATTAGGAAATATCGCGCAATCAGCACATAAATTTACAAACGATTTACGTTTACTTCAAAATCTTAAGGAAATTGAAGAACCGTTCGAGAAAAACCAAATCGGTTCATCGGCAATGGCTTACAAACGTAACCCAATGAGAAGCGAAAGAATCGGAGCGTTGGCAAAATACGTAATGTCTTTAACGACAAGTTCCGCAATGGTGGCTTCAACTCAATGGTTTGAAAGAACGTTGGACGATTCTGCAAACAAGAGATTAACAATTCCTCAGGCGTTCTTAGCAGTTGATGCAATTCTATTGATCTGGAACAATATCATGAACGGAATTGTGGTGTATCCGAACAGAATCAACAAGCATATTATGGAAGAACTTCCTTTCATGGCGACAGAATACATCATCATGGAAGAAGTGAAAGCTGGTGGTGACCGTCAGGAAATCCACGAAGTAATCAGAGTTCATTCTATGGAAGCTTCGAAAAAAGTAAAAGAAGAAGGAAAAGAAAATGACCTTATCGAAAGAATCTTAAATGACGATTCATTAAAACTGGATAAATCAAAATTAAAAGAAGTTCTTGATCCTAAAAACTTCATTGGTTTTGCACCAATTCAGACGGAAGAGTTCATTGCAAATGAAGTCCAGCCGATTATTGATCAAAACAAAGACTTGATAGGATTAGAGGCTGATCTTAAAGTATAA
- the bglX gene encoding beta-glucosidase BglX: MKKLIVIATLALAPVFSAQEMVTKPVQSYQTAQYQSKKKAFVDNLLSKMTLDEKIGQLNLPSSGDFTTGLAKSSDIGKKVEQGLVGGLFNIKGAEKIRAVQKVAVENGRLKIPLIFGMDVIHGYETTFPIPLGLAASWDMNLVQQSARVAAREASADGINWTFSPMVDISREPRWGRVSEGSGEDPYLGSEIAKNMVYGYQGKDLSIGNTILACVKHFALYGAGEAGRDYNTVDMSHVRMFNEYFPPYKAAVDAGVASVMASFNEVDGVPATGNKWLQTDVLRNLWKFKGFVVTDYTGINEMVDHGMGDLQQVSALALKAGVDMDMVGEGFLTTLKKSLSEGKVTQSEINMAARRILEAKYDLGLFDDPYKYGSAKLAEKEVYNLENRNIARNTAAQSMVLMKNENQVLPLKKSGTVAVIGPLVNNSMNMAGTWSVATKHAISVNLMQGLQANYGKEVKFLSAKGANIDYDAKLEDIYAAHGKKTDRDNRSKEELLKEAVDIAKKSDVIVLAIGESAEMSGESSSRTEITIPQSQVDLLNELKKTGKPIAMVLFTGRPLALTNVKDTPDAILNAWFAGSEAGNAIADVLFGKVNPSGKLPMTFPRSLGQVPIYYNAKNTGRPLDQALVDKCEYQRFRSNYMDECNTPLYPFGYGLSYTKFNYSDMTVSNTNPKGNQTIQASVTVTNSGNYDGAEVVQLYIRDMVGSITRPVKELKGFQKVMLKKGESKNVTFDITPENLKFYNGDLKYDWEPGEFDIMIGTNSSDVKHSKINWTK; the protein is encoded by the coding sequence ATGAAAAAGTTAATTGTAATTGCAACGTTAGCATTAGCTCCTGTATTTTCGGCGCAGGAAATGGTAACGAAGCCTGTTCAGTCTTATCAGACGGCTCAATATCAGTCTAAAAAGAAAGCTTTTGTAGACAATCTTTTATCTAAAATGACATTAGATGAAAAAATCGGTCAGCTAAACTTACCAAGTTCAGGAGATTTTACTACAGGATTAGCTAAAAGCTCGGATATTGGAAAAAAGGTAGAGCAAGGCTTAGTGGGTGGACTATTTAATATAAAAGGAGCTGAAAAAATCAGAGCCGTTCAAAAAGTTGCTGTAGAAAATGGCCGCCTGAAAATTCCTTTGATTTTTGGGATGGATGTTATTCACGGTTATGAAACAACTTTTCCAATTCCATTGGGGTTAGCTGCTTCCTGGGATATGAATTTGGTTCAGCAGTCAGCAAGAGTGGCGGCAAGAGAAGCTTCCGCTGACGGGATTAACTGGACATTCTCTCCAATGGTGGATATTTCCCGTGAGCCAAGATGGGGAAGAGTTTCGGAAGGTTCTGGTGAAGATCCATATTTAGGAAGTGAAATTGCTAAAAATATGGTGTATGGTTATCAGGGAAAAGATCTTTCTATAGGAAATACGATTTTAGCTTGTGTAAAGCATTTTGCATTATATGGAGCGGGTGAAGCAGGAAGGGATTACAATACGGTTGACATGAGCCATGTGAGAATGTTCAATGAATATTTTCCGCCTTACAAAGCAGCTGTTGATGCTGGTGTAGCTTCTGTAATGGCTTCTTTTAATGAAGTAGATGGAGTTCCGGCAACCGGAAATAAATGGCTGCAAACTGACGTTTTAAGAAATCTGTGGAAATTTAAAGGTTTCGTTGTTACCGATTATACAGGAATCAACGAGATGGTTGATCACGGAATGGGAGATCTTCAGCAGGTTTCAGCTTTGGCACTGAAAGCAGGAGTGGATATGGACATGGTAGGAGAAGGATTTTTAACAACCTTGAAAAAATCTTTATCAGAAGGAAAAGTCACACAATCTGAAATCAATATGGCAGCAAGAAGAATCCTTGAAGCGAAATATGATTTAGGTTTATTTGATGATCCTTACAAATATGGAAGTGCAAAATTGGCGGAAAAAGAGGTTTACAATTTGGAAAACCGGAATATCGCAAGAAATACAGCTGCTCAATCGATGGTATTGATGAAAAACGAAAATCAGGTACTGCCTTTGAAAAAATCAGGAACTGTTGCGGTAATCGGACCATTAGTAAATAATTCTATGAATATGGCAGGAACCTGGAGTGTGGCTACAAAACATGCGATTTCAGTTAATTTAATGCAGGGTCTTCAGGCGAATTATGGTAAAGAAGTAAAATTCCTATCTGCTAAAGGAGCTAATATTGATTATGACGCAAAATTAGAAGATATTTATGCGGCTCACGGTAAAAAAACCGACAGAGATAACCGTTCAAAAGAGGAGCTGTTGAAAGAAGCGGTTGATATTGCAAAAAAATCGGATGTTATTGTTTTGGCAATAGGAGAATCAGCAGAAATGAGTGGGGAATCCTCTTCAAGAACTGAAATTACGATTCCTCAGTCTCAGGTAGATTTGTTAAATGAATTAAAGAAAACAGGAAAACCAATCGCAATGGTGCTTTTCACAGGTCGTCCTTTGGCTTTGACGAATGTAAAAGATACTCCTGATGCTATTCTGAATGCTTGGTTTGCTGGTTCGGAAGCAGGAAATGCAATTGCAGACGTTCTTTTCGGAAAAGTAAATCCTTCAGGAAAATTACCGATGACATTCCCGAGAAGCTTAGGGCAGGTTCCTATTTACTATAATGCTAAAAACACAGGTCGCCCGTTAGATCAGGCATTGGTTGATAAATGCGAATATCAGAGATTCCGTTCTAATTACATGGATGAATGTAATACCCCTTTGTATCCGTTTGGGTATGGTTTGAGTTATACCAAATTTAATTATTCTGATATGACGGTTTCCAATACAAATCCAAAAGGAAACCAGACGATTCAGGCTTCAGTTACAGTAACCAACTCAGGAAATTATGACGGAGCAGAAGTTGTTCAATTGTACATCAGAGATATGGTGGGAAGTATAACAAGACCGGTAAAAGAACTGAAAGGATTCCAAAAAGTAATGTTGAAAAAAGGAGAATCTAAGAATGTGACTTTCGATATTACTCCTGAAAATTTGAAATTCTACAACGGAGATTTAAAATACGATTGGGAACCCGGAGAATTTGATATTATGATCGGGACTAACTCTTCCGACGTGAAACATTCAAAAATCAATTGGACAAAATAA
- a CDS encoding prolyl oligopeptidase family serine peptidase, protein MNLKLIHLPLLLLPLSLSVNAQEVKAELNKEIKRQEKISYILDYPQKAKGNVPLIVFLHGSGERGSNLELVKAHSPFTYKHLIKEPVAILAPQCPENTWWDTVTVYHLIKEIQEKYKIDASRIYLTGLSMGGWGTLKLAMEHPEMFAAVVSVCAPTDRVMYANIDQYKNLNMKIFHGGMDDVVLPENAFNFYQKLHPVNPSAELTIFPNDNHNSWDSTYSDPKLYEWMLSKRKEK, encoded by the coding sequence ATGAATTTAAAACTAATCCATTTACCGCTTCTGCTTCTGCCACTATCATTGAGTGTCAATGCTCAGGAGGTCAAGGCGGAATTGAATAAAGAAATTAAAAGACAGGAAAAAATCTCTTACATTCTTGATTATCCTCAAAAGGCAAAAGGAAATGTTCCGTTAATTGTATTTCTGCATGGTTCCGGTGAAAGAGGGAGTAATTTAGAACTTGTAAAAGCCCACAGCCCTTTTACCTATAAACATTTGATAAAGGAGCCTGTAGCGATTTTAGCTCCTCAATGTCCGGAAAATACTTGGTGGGATACCGTAACGGTTTATCATTTGATTAAAGAGATTCAGGAAAAATATAAGATTGATGCTTCCAGAATTTATCTTACTGGGCTTTCTATGGGAGGTTGGGGAACATTAAAACTGGCAATGGAGCATCCGGAAATGTTTGCTGCTGTAGTTTCAGTTTGTGCTCCAACAGACAGAGTAATGTATGCAAACATCGATCAGTACAAGAATTTAAATATGAAAATTTTCCATGGCGGAATGGATGATGTGGTTCTACCAGAGAATGCATTCAATTTTTATCAAAAACTTCATCCGGTTAATCCATCTGCGGAACTGACGATTTTCCCAAATGATAATCATAATTCGTGGGATTCAACCTATTCTGATCCTAAATTGTATGAATGGATGCTATCAAAAAGAAAAGAGAAATAA